ACGAGCGACGACGCGTCGTTCATGACGGGCTCGGAGCTCTACCTCGACGGTGGCTACATCGCCCGGTAGCTCTGGGCACGACGGCCTCCTGCCCGACCCGTACGCGTGCGACGATGGTGGCGATCGACAGGACGGAGCTGCGATGGCCATCGACGTCCGCTTCCTCGCCGGATCCGAGATAGAGGAGCACGACGCCGGCACCCTTCCGTCGCTGCTGGCGCGTGACGACGGCATCACCTGGGTCGACATCCCGGCGTGTGACGCCGAGGCCCAGCACGCGCTGTCAGACGTGTTCGGCTTCCACCCGCTGGCGGTGCGCAGCTGCGTCGAGCGCACCCGCGTGCCGAAGGTCCACGCCTACAAGGACCACGTCTTCGTGGTGCTGCACGGTCCCGAACGCGGCCGCGCCGGGCACATCCACTACGTCGAGCTCGACCTGTTCGTGGGCCCCAACTACCTGGTGACCGTGCACGGACCCGTCAATCCGGCGGTCGAGCCGGCCGTCGCCCTGCGCGAGACGAGGGCGGTGCTCGAGCGGATCGAGGCCGGGCGCCTGCGGCCCAAGGAGTCGTTCGAACTGCTCTACGCGGTCATCTCGGCCATGGCGCGCACCATGGAGGGCCTGGTCGAGGAGCTGACGTCTGACGCCTGGCGGCTCGAGCAGCTGGTCACCTCGGGCGACATCGACCACAGCGAGGACTTCCTCGAGGATCTGTTCCAGACCCGCCACGGCCTGCTCGCGGTCCGCACGATGGCGGTGCTCAACCGGGAGATCTTCGACCGCGTGGCCACGGTGGCCCGCTTCGTGCCCGAGGAAGGCGGACCGTTCATTGACGACCTCGTCGAGCAGTTCGATCGCGTCCTCGGCATCGCCAATGGTCAGAAGGACTACGTCGAGGGTGTCATCGAGCACTACCGCACCCGTACCGAGACCAAGATGACCATCGCCGCCGAGCGTCTCGCCGTCATCGCGGTCATCACCCTGCCGATCACGGCGCTGGCGTCGGTCTACGGCATGAACGTCATCGTCAACGACGACACCGACCTCGTGCACCTCGCCATCGTGCTT
The Euzebyales bacterium DNA segment above includes these coding regions:
- a CDS encoding magnesium transporter CorA family protein, whose amino-acid sequence is MAIDVRFLAGSEIEEHDAGTLPSLLARDDGITWVDIPACDAEAQHALSDVFGFHPLAVRSCVERTRVPKVHAYKDHVFVVLHGPERGRAGHIHYVELDLFVGPNYLVTVHGPVNPAVEPAVALRETRAVLERIEAGRLRPKESFELLYAVISAMARTMEGLVEELTSDAWRLEQLVTSGDIDHSEDFLEDLFQTRHGLLAVRTMAVLNREIFDRVATVARFVPEEGGPFIDDLVEQFDRVLGIANGQKDYVEGVIEHYRTRTETKMTIAAERLAVIAVITLPITALASVYGMNVIVNDDTDLVHLAIVLLVMAAMSATLLRWAKRQGWW